One stretch of Patescibacteria group bacterium DNA includes these proteins:
- the dnaJ gene encoding molecular chaperone DnaJ, giving the protein MSDYYKILGVEKNASQDEIKKAFRKLAHKYHPDKKHGDEKKFKEINEAYQTLSNESKRKQYDQFGSSFSQGNMGGGNYSGFGGASGFSGGFHNAGQSDFEFDLGDIFSDFFGGRQTGKTSRGRDIEVDTEIDFVDMMTGIEKIVKLKKNIVCPKCSGSGAEPGTKMKICSVCDGKGKTEQIRNTIFGAVRTASVCSECKGDGKIPERKCRQCGGLGIIEDVEEMKIKIPAGINNGSAIKMPGKGEAVRGGYSGDCYINVHIRPSDKFKRANYNLETTKQIKLTQAILGDKIEIETPLEKVRMKIPSGTRSGKKFVLRGKGVPHLRGFGKGDLIIEVVVKIPDRLNFKQKRLIKEIREQGL; this is encoded by the coding sequence ATGAGTGATTATTATAAAATTTTAGGTGTGGAGAAAAACGCGTCTCAAGATGAAATTAAAAAAGCTTTTAGAAAATTAGCGCATAAATATCATCCTGACAAAAAACACGGCGACGAAAAAAAATTTAAAGAAATCAACGAAGCGTATCAAACACTTTCTAATGAAAGTAAGAGAAAACAGTATGATCAATTCGGGAGTTCGTTTAGCCAAGGAAATATGGGTGGCGGGAACTATAGCGGATTTGGCGGAGCGTCAGGATTTTCAGGCGGTTTTCATAATGCGGGACAGAGTGATTTTGAATTTGATTTAGGTGACATTTTTTCTGATTTTTTTGGAGGCAGACAAACTGGAAAAACCAGCAGAGGCAGAGATATAGAGGTTGATACAGAAATTGATTTTGTTGATATGATGACAGGCATTGAGAAAATAGTTAAGTTGAAAAAAAATATTGTTTGTCCAAAATGTTCAGGATCTGGCGCTGAGCCAGGAACAAAAATGAAAATTTGTTCAGTTTGCGACGGAAAAGGAAAAACAGAACAGATTAGGAATACAATTTTTGGAGCTGTTAGAACAGCTTCTGTTTGTTCTGAATGCAAAGGAGATGGAAAAATACCAGAAAGAAAATGCAGACAGTGCGGAGGCCTTGGAATAATAGAAGATGTTGAAGAAATGAAAATTAAAATTCCGGCTGGAATTAACAATGGAAGCGCAATTAAAATGCCAGGAAAAGGCGAAGCTGTTAGAGGCGGATATTCAGGAGATTGCTATATTAATGTTCATATTCGTCCAAGCGATAAATTTAAACGAGCTAATTATAATTTAGAAACAACAAAACAGATAAAATTAACGCAGGCGATCTTAGGGGACAAAATAGAAATAGAAACTCCTTTGGAAAAAGTAAGAATGAAAATTCCTTCTGGAACGCGATCAGGCAAAAAATTTGTTTTGCGCGGAAAAGGAGTTCCACATCTGCGAGGATTTGGGAAGGGTGATTTGATTATTGAAGTTGTTGTTAAAATTCCAGATAGATTAAATTTCAAGCAGAAAAGATTAATTAAAGAAATAAGAGAACAAGGGCTTTGA